From one Dermacentor silvarum isolate Dsil-2018 chromosome 3, BIME_Dsil_1.4, whole genome shotgun sequence genomic stretch:
- the LOC119445531 gene encoding uncharacterized protein LOC119445531, giving the protein MSRLCLVLLVVFVAAVVVSADRPKFNFRPRPSRFRYEVNAQAGGRNPHNFQGGAEVRGEYDVYRANNGAKVVLGGGVSQDVLRHEGKTYKGKPEANVGVGVEIPIGK; this is encoded by the exons ATGTCTCGCCTTTGTCTCGTGCTCTTGGTCGTCTTTGTCG CTGCGGTGGTCGTCAGCGCAGAT AGGCCCAAGTTCAACTTCAGACCGCGGCCCAGCCGT TTCCGCTATGAAGTCAATGCGCAAGCCGGAGGTCGCAATCCGCACAACTTCCAGGGTGGCGCCGAGGTGCGTGGAGAGTACGACGTCTACCGTGCCAACAACGGTGCCAAAGTGGTTCTGGGCGGCGGCGTCTCCCAGGATGTGCTTCGGCACGAAGGAAAGACGTACAAGGGCAAGCCGGAGGCCAACGTCGGCGTCGGAGTGGAGATACCCATTGGGAAATGA